The Komagataella phaffii GS115 chromosome 4, complete sequence genome includes the window CGTTGAGCTCATGGACTTTTTACTCTACCACGAATCAATCACTAACGGGTCTTTGAAATGGCTATCTCTTCAATGTGACTCGTCTATCGTCTCCATCCTCAACGAGCACCAGTTGAGTCATCTTTTAACCAACATGAACGCTCCAAACTTGATGTACTTGAACTTAGGTGGTTACTCtgtgaaaaagaagcatttagacatcatcaaaaacaagTTTATCAACCTCAAGTCTTTAATTTTGGCTCACTCACAGCTAACGATTGACGAACTTTACGAATATCTCTCGCCAAAGCATAAGCAAACGAACGCGAGATTCTTCATCCAGGGACTCGACCAATACACCCATAATTATCCCACAGAAACAGAGGAGGAAACTGATGAAGCTAACGAATCAGATGAACCAGAACAGCAACTTAAATTTATCGACCTTACAGGTAACAAAAATGTCACTAGATGGTCGATTGACAACCCAAAAATACTTAACGCATCCACTTCCCTGCTTGCTATTGAGCTGGACCAAACAATAGTAGAAGATATTGGATATGGACCAGAAGGGAAACTCACAATGAACCAAGATATTTGGAAAACCTATGACTCACAGGGACGTCGTAGTTGGCTCTTTAAGCTATCACCGGAAGAAGTTGAGAGGGAACGTAGAGGAGATCATGTGGACTATTACAACACCTTAACCTACTACGATACAACGACAGGTAAGAAACGTACGAAGAAAGCAAAGCCTCCATTTTTCCTCAGGTTTGCCGCTAAGAAGATCAACCTTTCGATTGGCCCATTTGCCACCCTTTATGAGGATGAGAAGGTTTTTCCAGTCGACTTCAGTGAGAGAGGAATCTATAAGTACTACTCGTTAAACAGATAATAAGCGTTAATACCTAAAGATTTCGGATGTTCCCACACCTTATCTTAAACTTTATTTTTTCCTAACTTTTTTGCTCTTACTCACGACTGTGTCGCGGCCTGGATCACCTTTCTGTCTTGTCAATGAACTCTTACAATTGAACTATTAGACATCGCAGCATGCAATATTAGGTCAATGGGTCCTTTCAGATTAATGTATCGTCTTTTTGAGGCTGTTATGGAGCAGTCAAACTCTTACGAGAGTCCTGCCAGTAGAGGAATGCTGATATTGAGTTATTGCATTTCTCCCTTTGCTGCCATGTGCATGACAACTGCTATCATCCTGAATCGTCTTACTGTGTTCGCCATCACGCGATACAGTAACCGGAAGTTGCCACGGATATCGTCTCTGTTGATTCGTATAGTCGCAATTTGGGCTTTGTATTCTAGCAGTTACGGTGTCTTGGTTGCGCTGAAGACTTATCAGAATCACAGACCCCACGTCAACCTTTTACTGTCTGATTCCtactttttcaacaaagatctGTTTGAAGCTGCAAGATTCCTTTATTGTGGTTTTGGAAAGGTAACGGTTGTCCGAGGGGCAGAACCCAACAGTGCTCCAATTGTCTTGGGACCTTCTCCTGCTGTATTCCGCAATTTTTATTTGGGAATTTGCGTCAGCCAAATAATTGAGGCATTTGTATCATTGACAAACGGACAAGACCCTTCGGTTGAAAATGGACTGACCCTGTTTGAATATTCCGTGGCTTTCCAGGAGATCCAAGGATCTCAGATTCCCTCTTATGCATCCATGGTCGTGGCCCTAATTGCATTAGCTAACCAACTGCTGATCCATGTTCTAGgattgttgaatttgaccAAGTATAAACTTCTACCTTCCTCAGTAATTGGGTTGTACGgattatttttttttgcaaCTACCTTTTACGATGGAACTTTCCTTTCACTTCCCTACACGATTTACTTGGGATACTTCCCACAACTGGTGACAGCTCTTATTATTCTTCTATGCTTCCTTATTTACACACTGGCCGTCATATTTAAGGGGGGATCATACGAAGACCTTCAATTTAGCAGCATAACACATAATTCACAATCGCTGAACGTATCATTGAGTGATGATTTTTACACAGCTTTGATGAACATTGGTTCCTTCGTGATCACTGTCTCTGGTAGACAAAGCTATATCAATGAATTGTCATCTATTGAAGTACCGGAGAgcaattttcttcaaggtGATAGTGGATACAATGTTCAATATTTGACACACCCAACTCTTGCCAAATTGCATGATAAGGCTAAAGTTGGCTTAATAAGAAAGAGgatcaacaatttttcaaatcttgTCTCTCAGTTCGTCGACATGATCATCTTACTCgcattcaaaagaaaactaatCGTAAATAAGCAGCCAAAGTCTACATCAAGTCAGAGAGAAAAAGCAAACCGCAATGCAAAACCTCAAGTTAGAGAACTGGACATTGATGACGTTACTGTAGACCAGTACACTTACGGCATGTTACTGAAAGACACAACTTTTTCCGACGTGGATAATTCGGACGATTACATCTATGAAGAAAGTTCGACTGATGATTCAGATTGGGAGTATAACAgtgatgttgaaattgaaacaGAGAATTCTAACCCATCATTTGCACAATTACAACGGAAATCTGTTTATTCTGGTATGCAGCCTTTCCAGAAACAGTATAATGCACTATCTGAACTGGTAGGCAGCGTTGATTTTAGGCATCTTCTCTCTCCtgattctctttctgaCAGGCAGCAGGCACGCCTCCTCAGCATTTCCTTTAGCAACAGCAGTCTATCCAAGACCCATCTTACCCGTTCGAAATTCAAGGAGTTATACGAAAAACATCCAGAATGGAAATTGCAGGATCTGATTTTTGATAAACGACCTTTGACAACTACTGAGGATTTCCAGGATTCGTTGGGTAATTGTGTCGTTTGTCAGAGCAACTCGCGTCAAGTAATTCTATGGCCTTGCAGGTGTCTTGCTATCTGTGAACCCTGCAGAGTGTCTTTGGTAATGCGAAATTTCAAGGAATGTGTTTGTTGTCGGAGACACGTTGATGGATTCAGCAAAATCTATATTCCTTGAAGCACGTCTATTTTCTAGCAATATTAGTGTGTAGCTTATGTTCTTTAACAAAACATATACTGATAAATCCCAATGTCACGGTTACCAGTGCAAATAAGAAGGCAGCCTTACAACTAGATTCGTACGTGCTTTTAATGGGATTAATGGCCCACTCTGGAGCAACTCTCACATACTCACCATTACTTAAAGCATTCTTTATCACTTTTTTCAGAACTTTGGGGGAAACATCGGGAGGAGCTGCGTCTTGCAACCTGGTAGGAAGATTCCGAATCAGCactgattgaaaaaatgcAGAAGCCAGGGACATTCCTAAAGTTGACCCTGTCGAACGGAAGGCGTATTGGATGGAAGTGGAGGATGCCTGTTGTTCTGGAGGTACTGCGGCTATTAGCGCCAGAAGAGTTACAGTCAACATGGCAGAATAACCACAGTAAGGTAATATTAGTAGGGAATACTGATCCCAAACTGGAATCGTTGGAGTAATCAATGCCACATGAATAACGCCCACTATCGATAAAAACGAGGTCACAATTGCAAACCAAAGGTACTTCCCTGTCAATTTCATGTAGAACCCTGCCCCAACTGACGATAAAGAAGCCAAAAAGACGGAGGGTACAAACCGTAATCCATTCTCAGTGGACGAAAACTCCAGAACAGTTGTAAAATAAATTGGAATATAATAAAGACAAGTAAATCCTGCCATGGTACCAAACCAGTTAGCCAGAGATGAGGCAAGAACTGTTCTATTGGCAAGTAATCGGACAGGAACAATGGGTTCCGTAGCGGAGTAAAGTTCAACATAGGCAAATACCAATGAAAAAGCCACAAACCCCGTAACCAGAGCTGCAAAGGACCACGTCTTGTAAAGCAATTTCTGTCCACCTAGATCTGCTGCCAGCATCGCACATACCAGAGCAGTGATTAGAGTGACGCTTCCAAGTACATCGATTCTTTTTAACTTGGATTTTGTATCTGTGTCTTGTGCACCTAATCCAAGAGATCCTGAAGGCAAGTTCATGAACAAATATACCACCACTGCCCCAATGAAGGCCAATGGCACTTGTCCTAAGAATACCCATCTCCAACCATATGCATCAGATATGAATCCACCAACAAGTCCACCAGTGGAGGCTCCTAGGGCAAAAAAGATGTTGGCAATACCTTGAAAAATACCTCTCTTACGCAACGAGATCAAATCTGACATGGCGATTGTACCAAGCGTTGTTAGGCCACCAGAGCTCAGTCCGGTGAGAAACCTCCCCACGATTAAAGTGGTGAATGTTCCTCCAAAATGCTTGGGCAATGCACAGATAAGACATCCACAAGAGAAAAGCAGATTGCAGAGGATAAGCAGAcactttcttccaaatatATCGCTCAATTTGCCGAAAAGTGGTTGAAATGCAGCCATTGCGAGTAAATATGATGTTGCAATCCAGGAGAACTTTGGAAGGGCATCCAAATCGGAGGATATCACCGTCAACAACGTTGTCACCACCGTAGAATCCAAAGCTGCCAGAAAGGCACCCATGAAAATTGACCCCAGGATGAAATACAATTGTGGGGGAGGGACGGCATAGCCAGAAGCATCAAACTGTTCACTCTTACGtttcttgactttttttcttcttaGTGAGACACTAGGAGAGCTAGAAGTGCCTACGTTCTCCTCATTTTCAGATGCCTGTGAAGCGGCGCCATAAGTTGAGGATACTTCAGGTTCCACACGATTAGTCAGTTCATTTTCGGTGGCAATCTCATTAGCCACAATTCCCTCCACACCAGTTGAAGTGTCTAGTATATTGGGGGGAAGCAATTCCTCTGCTCTAAGGAGCGCCTCGCTTTCCGAATTCTGTTCTGGCATTGGCGGATAAAAATAGTTCAACTAAGAAGAGCAAAGGTGGAGGGGTCGTCAAGGGTGAAGAAAAGGAGGTACAGGGCTGAGATGTTGAATAGGCATGCGTTATTGGCAAATATTTTTGGATATAGGCTTTCGAGCCGTTAGCGGTAGCCCAGAATATGgggaaaaagaaagactGGAGGGTCTCAAGCGGCACGATGCGCGCAGTGTTGTTCCAGCTTTGGTAAGGAGAAATTCGGGGTTTCTGGTTGCCTCGGCCTTACaagtttcctctttggctcctgtttcattttttttcgCGCAGGCTGACATTTTTGGATCTCGTCCGGGTAACACTAGGACACGAAAAACAAGTGTTTGTTTACATTAGACAAAGCTAAACAGTTGTTACAAGATCAACCCTTTCAAACACTGTTAACCTTCCAAGTATTATGAGAGAAATTGTATGTCCATCCAAAATCCACTGCCACCCTATTTTTGCACTTTAGCCAGAAACTAACCTTATTTTAGATCCATTTATCCACTGGTCAATGTGGTAACCAGATCGTAAGTGACTTATTTACTTTTCAGAACACCGTAGACATGGACCTTTTACTAACTTACAACAGGGTGCTGCCTTTTGGGAAACAATTTGCGGAGAGCACGGCCTTGACGATGAAGGAAACTACGTAGGAGACAACGATCTCCAGAAATCAAGATTGGGCGTGTACTTTAATGAGGCCAACAGCGGCAAATACGTGCCTAGAGCTGTACTAGTCGATTTGGAACCTGGTACCATTGATGCAGTCAGATCTTCCAACCTGGGAAACCTTTTCAGACCAGACAATTATATCTACGGACAATCATCTGCCGGAAACGTTTGGGCCAAGGGTCACTATACAGAGGGAGCAGAGTTGGTTGATTCAGTCATGGATGTTGTAAGAAGGGAAGCTGAAGGTTGTGACTCCTTACAAGGTTTCCAAATCACCCATTCATTGGGTGGTGGTACAGGTTCCGGAATGGGTACCCTTCTGATCTCCAAGATCAGAGAAGAGTTTCCAGACAGAATGATGGCAACCTTTTCTGTCGTCCCATCTCCAAAGGTTTCTGATACCGTTGTCGAACCATACAACGCTACACTGTCCGTATACCAGCTGGTTGAGTATGCTGATGAGACCTTTTGTATCGACAATGAAGCTTTGTACGACATCTGTGTCAGAACTCTGAAACTAAACCAACCTGCCTACGAGGACTTAAACAAGTTAGTTTCCGCTGTCATGTCTGGAGTTACTACATCTCTACGTTACCCAGGCCAACTGAACTCTGATTTGAGAAAGTTGGCTGTGAACTTGGTGCCTTTCCCAAGATTACACTTCTTTATGGTCGGATATGCTCCATTGACCGCCTTGGGTTCTCAGTCCTTCAGATCTCTGACTGTTCCAGAATTAACCCAACAGATGTTTGACGCTAAGAATATGATGGCTGCTTCCGATCCAAGAAACGGTCGTTATCTCACTGTTGCTGCCTTCTTCAGAGGTAAGGTGTCTGTCaaggaagttgaagatgagatGCACAAGGTTCAAACCAGAAACGCTGACTACTTTGTTGAATGGATTCCTAACAATGTTCAAACTGCTGTTTGTTCTGTTCCTCCAAAGGGTCTCGACATGTCTGCTACTTTCATCGGAAACTCCACATCTATTCAAGAACTATTTAGAAGAGTCGGTGACCAATTCAGCGCCATGTTTAGAAGAAAGGCTTTCTTACATTGGTACACTTCTGAAGGTATGGACGAGTTGGAATTCACTGAAGCTGAGTCTAATATGAACGATCTGGTAAACGAATACCAACAATACCAGGAAGGAATCGACCCAGATGAAGAACTAGATTatgctgatgaagatgTTCCACTAGTTGATGTTGCAGAATAAGTACTTCAAGCCAATAAACCTGCGTGCTTGATTGGTGGGAGAGGACTTGTGGCACCTACTGAGAAGGGAGAAGCTCAACTgtatttcttcttcatttaCTTTAAGGGTGAAGACCATTTTTGTCCTTTAATGTTTCTTTGTTTTATTGTTTATTGTTTCTTATATACCCAAACTAAATATACTAATGTTCAGTGATCCATGAAGGAGCCCCTCCCCCAGCGAGTCCAAGACTGGCCCCGAAATTTCTATAATCTGCTACAGCCAGGTTGGGATGTGAAGTTCATCAGTGACTGCACCTGGAGCCAAACTGATGCCACGTTGGGCCAAGACAGTGAACTAGGGGTCCAACTTATCAAAATACCTGAATCCGTCAGAGCGCGAAAGCCTAATGCCAGCTTCAACTTTCAGAGTTGAACCCTCCCCTCCCCCAATACGTATAACGATCAACCCACAATTGCACACCACAGACGTTTGTAAGATCTGATGTTGTGGCCATATGTTGTATCTCACATCAATTCATTGCCACAGGTTTCGTTACCCGATCACGCCAATAAAGATTCCAACGTAATAGATGACTCCTCCCATACAGAACCAATTATTCAGATAAGCCCAAATAAGTATAATCTACCAACTGTTGCAATTACCAAGAGATCTTTGTACTTGTTCAACTATCGTACCTACTCACCAATTGCTGCGCATGTACgaaaactttcttcattgGAGGAATATGGTGAGAATAAGAATGTGAAAATTACCTCCGATGGGTTCAtgtttgttgttgagaCGTCCAAGAATTACCTAATGGTGTTCACCATTCATAACCTTAAGAATGGAGAGGTAACCACACTAAATGAAGTACAGACTGTTTTTTCATCCAATGGCACGTTATTGCAACAGGGGTTCCCCCTAATCGAAACGGAATCATCCTCAATCACTTCCTTCATTTCGACAATGTTCTCCAGAGCTGACCTTGAGTATCCtaattttgattttggtttACGATTCAAGTTGGTGCTAAAAGTGCAACGTCCATTGGTTGCCTTTCATTCCCACTCTTCTGATGTTCTTATGCTTCTATCCACAGATCCTCTCTCCTTTCAAGTGATCAACCTTTTTTCGAAGAATAGGACGGATGGAAAGCATATTGAGGTTCTGTTGTTGGAGCAGTTGGACTGGTATCGAATCGATCAGTCCGAAGTTAAGTCGTGGATTTACTCTAAGCGATGGAGTTGTTTTTTCTGGCTTACAGAGAAGGGAAATATTTGGAAGGTACGTACTGAGATTGGACCGTCAAATGGAACCACCAAACTAGATGGGGTATGTTTGTACAATCAGGAACTAGAAGATCAAAATGATCCTAAAATTGTTGGTCTTTACTTGAATGATCTTCAAGATTGCCTTTACCTTGTGGATGAGAATGAAAACATACGAATCTACCATCgaacaaatgaaaaattacaTCTATGGAGAATTGTGGAAAAACCATtatctttggaaaggttAATTGACATCCAGTTTTCCCCTTCTGGGCAGTCTTTTATCACCAGATTTTTTAACGGTTGGAATATGTACAGCAGCATGGGaaatctttgtttttcaTCCATTGATCATAGTGATTCTTCCATCGCTGAAGTTGACAACTGGTTGCAATTTGTGAGCGATATAAGGTTTACCCCTTCAAACGATTTAATAATATCCAAAGGAAGCTtgttttttgttgttgggCTTATCAATTTGAACTCGTCATTAAACCAATGTTCAAATAACTGCAAAAGACCAATACTTTACACCAGCGAGGAACTATTTCTATTCAAAGGTTGGGATAAGAATTTGACTGATTACTTTAAGCAGGATCCCGCCTTGTCGAGAGATGCTACCTTGTGGTTGCCAATCAACATACCTACAAAGTTTATCTTAAAGAATCTGCACATTACTAGTATAAGCTCGGATGAGAGTGGAACACTAATTTGTGTAGTTGGAAATAAGTCAGCACTTGTTTATCATGTTGTTACAGACAAATGGAAGCTGTTCGATTTGAATTCGGAAGTCACACTTCACCAAGCCGAATCAACTAGTAATGAGCAAAACAATAATATTATAGCTACCGGTTGGTGGAAAAATCACCTATTCATGGCTTTGAGAaacatttttgatgataaCGGCAAACTTATTTCAGCgtcaaaagttttggtaTTTTCAACCTTACGTTTCGATTCCaatgatgaaaaggaaacTTATTTTGGTGCCGAGGAGATTATTTGGAGTTTTGACTTTGAGGAAACTTCAGTTGACGAGTTCTTGCTCTATTTCAATTGTGATGTCTTGAGGTCCCAACTAATTGTTGTCAGTTCTGAATTCAATGTTTACACTTGGTCAATGAGTATGGAATCTCacgaagaaaaaaaaacaaaaggaaGGCTGATCTTGCAAAGAGGAAATGTTTACagat containing:
- a CDS encoding Permease of basic amino acids in the vacuolar membrane; this translates as MPEQNSESEALLRAEELLPPNILDTSTGVEGIVANEIATENELTNRVEPEVSSTYGAASQASENEENVGTSSSPSVSLRRKKVKKRKSEQFDASGYAVPPPQLYFILGSIFMGAFLAALDSTVVTTLLTVISSDLDALPKFSWIATSYLLAMAAFQPLFGKLSDIFGRKCLLILCNLLFSCGCLICALPKHFGGTFTTLIVGRFLTGLSSGGLTTLGTIAMSDLISLRKRGIFQGIANIFFALGASTGGLVGGFISDAYGWRWVFLGQVPLAFIGAVVVYLFMNLPSGSLGLGAQDTDTKSKLKRIDVLGSVTLITALVCAMLAADLGGQKLLYKTWSFAALVTGFVAFSLVFAYVELYSATEPIVPVRLLANRTVLASSLANWFGTMAGFTCLYYIPIYFTTVLEFSSTENGLRFVPSVFLASLSSVGAGFYMKLTGKYLWFAIVTSFLSIVGVIHVALITPTIPVWDQYSLLILPYCGYSAMLTVTLLALIAAVPPEQQASSTSIQYAFRSTGSTLGMSLASAFFQSVLIRNLPTRLQDAAPPDVSPKVLKKVIKNALSNGEYVRVAPEWAINPIKSTYESSCKAAFLFALVTVTLGFISICFVKEHKLHTNIARK
- a CDS encoding Beta-tubulin, with the protein product MREIGAAFWETICGEHGLDDEGNYVGDNDLQKSRLGVYFNEANSGKYVPRAVLVDLEPGTIDAVRSSNLGNLFRPDNYIYGQSSAGNVWAKGHYTEGAELVDSVMDVVRREAEGCDSLQGFQITHSLGGGTGSGMGTLLISKIREEFPDRMMATFSVVPSPKVSDTVVEPYNATLSVYQLVEYADETFCIDNEALYDICVRTLKLNQPAYEDLNKLVSAVMSGVTTSLRYPGQLNSDLRKLAVNLVPFPRLHFFMVGYAPLTALGSQSFRSLTVPELTQQMFDAKNMMAASDPRNGRYLTVAAFFRGKVSVKEVEDEMHKVQTRNADYFVEWIPNNVQTAVCSVPPKGLDMSATFIGNSTSIQELFRRVGDQFSAMFRRKAFLHWYTSEGMDELEFTEAESNMNDLVNEYQQYQEGIDPDEELDYADEDVPLVDVAE